Proteins encoded together in one Camelina sativa cultivar DH55 chromosome 9, Cs, whole genome shotgun sequence window:
- the LOC104711037 gene encoding putative respiratory burst oxidase homolog protein J: MKNNRKAGTEDSSKWMLESVEIDPSGAGSVKQPENITNNNNPESSTGSGVGGGGGILRNMSKNLGVGSMIRSMSVSKWRKSGNLGSPSTRKSGNLGPPLPVAQEKKPGPQRVERTTSSAARGLQSLRFLDRTVTGRERDSWRSIENRFNQFAVDGRLPKEKFGVCIGMGDSLEFAAEVYEALGRRRQINTENGIDKDQLKLFWEDMIKKDLDCRLQIFFDMCDKDGDGKLTEDEVKEVIVLSASANKLVNLKKNAATYASLIMEELDPDQHGYIEMWQLEVLLTGMVSNADSKKIVRSSQQLTRAMIPKRYRTSTSKYVSVTAELMYENWKKIWVVTLWLAVNIFLFMWKYNEFTTSPLYNITGRCVCAAKGTAEILKLNMALILVPVLRRTLTFLRSTFLSHLIPFDDNINFHKLVALAIAVISLLHTALHLLCNYPRLSTCPHDLYSDYAGNLLGVKQPTYLGLMLTPVSVTGVLMIVIMGISFTLAMHYFRRNIVKLRKPFNRLAGFNSFWYAHHLLVIAYALLIIHGYILIIEKPWYQKTTWMYVAVPMVLYAGERLFSRVQEHNHRVHIIKAIVYSGNVLALYMTRPQGFKYKSGMYMFVKCPDISKFEWHPFSVTSAPGDDYLSVHIRALGDWTSELRNRFAETCEPHQSSKPSPNNLVRMETRARGANPLIEESQVLFPRIFIKGPYGAPAQNYQKYDILLLIGLGIGATPFISILKDMLNNLKPGIPKSGQKHEGSVGGESIGGASIGGASVGGGSVGGGSVSGGKKFPQRAYFYWVTREQASFEWFKGVMDDIAVYDKTNVIEMHNYLTSMYEAGDARSALIAMVQKLQHAKNGVDIVSESRIRTHFALSSKHETSRIGVFYCGSPTLVRPLNSLCQEFSLESSTRFTFHKENF, encoded by the exons ATGAAAAACAACAGAAAGGCTGGGACCGAGGACTCCTCGAAATGGATGTTAGAGAGCGTCGAGATAGATCCAAGTGGTGCGGGTTCGGTGAAACAACCGGAaaacataaccaataacaatAATCCCGAGAGTAGTACCGGTAgtggtgttggtggtggtggtgggatcTTGAGGAATATGTCTAAGAATCTCGGGGTGGGATCAATGATCAGATCTATGAGCGTGTCGAAATGGAGAAAGAGCGGGAATCTTGGATCCCCGAGCACGAGAAAGAGTGGAAACTTGGGGCCTCCACTACCTGTGgcccaagaaaaaaaaccagGGCCACAAAGAGTTGAGAGAACTACATCTAGCGCGGCTAGAGGACTACAAAGTCTCCGGTTCCTTGATCGGACAGTCACTGGACGGGAACGAGATTCATGGAGATCGATCGAGAACCGGTTTAATCAATTCGCCGTTGACGGGCGGCTTCCCAAGGAAAAATTCGGCGTTTGCATTG GAATGGGAGATTCATTGGAGTTTGCGGCAGAAGTATACGAAGCATTGGGTAGGAGAAGACAAATAAACACAGAAAATGGGATTGACAAGGACCAACTCAAGCTTTTTTGGGAAGACATGATCAAGAAAGATCTCGACTGTCGCCTCCAGATCTTCTTCGACAT GTGTGACAAGGACGGAGACGGGAAGTTAACAGAAGATGAGGTTAAAGAGGTTATAGTGTTGAGTGCATCCGCGAACAAGCTCGTGAATCTTAAGAAGAACGCAGCGACTTATGCTTCTTTGATCATGGAAGAACTCGACCCCGACCAACACGGATACATTGAG ATGTGGCAACTCGAGGTGCTATTAACAGGAATGGTATCAAACGCCGACTCAAAAAAGATCGTGAGGAGTTCGCAACAGCTAACGCGAGCCATGATCCCAAAACGTTACAGAACATCGACTAGTAAATACGTTTCAGTAACCGCAGAGCTAATGTACGAGAACTGGAAGAAGATATGGGTCGTCACATTGTGGCTCGCAGtaaacatcttcctcttcatgtGGAAATACAATGAGTTCACTACAAGCCCTCTTTATAACATCACCGGCCGCTGCGTTTGCGCCGCTAAAGGAACAGCCGAAATACTGAAACTAAACATGGCTTTGATCTTGGTCCCTGTTTTAAGAAGAACCCTAACGTTCCTCAGATCAACTTTCTTGAGTCACCTGATCCCATTTGACGATAACATCAATTTCCACAAGCTAGTAGCGTTGGCGATAGCGGTTATTTCCTTGCTCCACACGGCACTACATTTGCTTTGCAATTACCCGAGGCTAAGCACTTGCCCTCATGATTTGTACTCGGACTATGCGGGAAATCTCTTGGGGGTCAAGCAACCTACCTATTTAGGTCTAATGCTGACCCCGGTTTCGGTCACAGGAGTTCTAATGATCGTCATTATGGGTATCTCATTCACGCTTGCTATGCATTACTTCAGAAGGAACATAGTGAAACTGCGTAAACCATTTAACCGTCTAGCTGGATTTAATTCGTTTTGGTATGCTCATCATTTGCTGGTTATTGCTTATGCTCTTCTTATCATCCATGGTTACATTCTTATCATCGAGAAGCCTTGGTACCAAAAGACG ACATGGATGTACGTGGCCGTGCCAATGGTTTTGTACGCGGGCGAGAGGCTCTTCTCACGAGTTCAAGAACACAACCATCGTGTCCACATTATTAAG GCAATTGTATATTCAGGCAATGTTCTCGCACTCTATATGACAAGACCTCAAGGGTTCAAGTACAAAAGTGGTATGTATATGTTTGTCAAGTGCCCTGATATCTCCAAATTCGAATG gCATCCATTCTCCGTCACTTCTGCACCCGGAGATGATTACTTGAGCGTTCACATAAGAGCATTAGGAGATTGGACCTCTGAACTTAGGAACAGATTTGCAGaa ACATGCGAGCCTCATCAATCATCAAAACCTAGTCCAAATAATCTTGTTCGAATGGAAACAAGAGCGAGAGGTGCAAATCCTCTCATTGAAGAATCACAAGTCTT ATTTCCAAGAATTTTTATCAAGGGACCGTATGGGGCTCCGGCACAAAACTATCAGAAGTACgatattcttttgttaatcGGGCTAGGGATCGGGGCGACCCCATTTATAAGTATCCTAAAAGACATGTTGAACAATCTCAAACCTGGAATTCCAAAATCT GGGCAAAAGCATGAAGGAAGCGTAGGAGGTGAAAGCATAGGAGGTGCAAGCATAGGAGGTGCAAGCGTAGGAGGAGGTAGTGTAGGAGGAGGTAGTGTAAGTGGAGGTAAGAAGTTTCCACAAAGAGCATATTTTTATTGGGTGACAAGAGAGCAAGCTTCTTTCGAATGGTTCAAGGGAGTTATGGATGATATTGCAGTGTATGACAAAACC AACGTGATAGAGATGCATAACTACTTAACAAGTATGTACGAAGCAGGAGATGCAAGATCTGCTCTCATCGCTATGGTCCAGAAACTTCAACATGCCAAAAACGGTGTTGATATTGTCTCTGAGAGCCGA ATACGAACCCATTTTGCATTGTCAAGCAAGCATGAAACTTCTCGCATAG GTGTGTTCTATTGTGGAAGTCCCACGCTTGTTCGACCGCTAAATTCACTTTGTCAAGAGTTCAGTCTAGAGTCGTCCACCCGATTTACTTTCCACAAAGAgaatttctaa
- the LOC104711038 gene encoding uncharacterized protein LOC104711038: MAIEKSNVKLSRFDLEYSHGGSGESMSSYEEQLRKHSVANNNNNNNNVDSEDEDDDFDEDDSGAGSDDFDLLELAETGAEFCQVGNVTCNIPFELYDLPSLEGILSVDVWNECLTDEERFSLSSYLPDIDQLTFMRTLKELFGGRNFHFGSPVKKLFDMLKGGQCEPRNALYLEGRSLFLRSKHYHTLRKYHNDMVVNLCQTRDAWVSCKEYSIDEKLRVLNILKSQKTLMREKKDDFKEDSSEKEEPFDGPWSRKGKDRKATQKKLSRHSGYGVDTGLEFPSRRQLTAVEQDRYGKPKSKLKFPFAKSSVGPYASGYNGLSTNSAYNPSSLARLRYGSGLVLGSEDNIDDDDQDPLFGMGSHRNRDIVARGKSGYSRPGKKHRFSRDGEPISEHFMGQPYSSRHPHSNYAKSSKYANVSQPRAFADQMKPVKGSLADLRGDLYRHGKDYGDGYSDPRYISDDLNGRSKKLKFERGSPDTSLRSYRASMQQMNERFLNSDFGENQVQEKIRVNVVPNPRSGIVAFRDNRMLMENDDTESDSSLGYDDEERNRFMRKKSSVSVDRLNNSHFPILKSRQYNKKSKSRKNDMQDNQLLDERGAYLKYLGAPGEQIYVPGTEKHSFKAKQKGKMRDRSPLNHFSSRDFEDGPVTSLSELKDRNNRKEFFRANKNSQTREQMIDRQLFQRPSAKPNLSGRKRGFDEDDESLEMRTLVDDSALGLLSRKYEVSEGDGNSGDEHLDARLLVSCSAVSKKRKTRESLMDMERREENGDLQLYSDIPVDDVIVSKRKGKKKMEVDTGDLEIGDIPKAGMGVIEVEVETKPQKKPFVLITPTVHTGFSFSIVHLLSAVRMAMTSLRPEDSLDISKPMAVENAEHETGGNNGAPVPKETEDNKSPQQGNGNLPSLTIQEIVSCVKSNPGDPCILETQEPLQDLIRGVLKIFSSKTXNHFSSRDFEDGPVTSLSEFKDRNNRKEFFRANKNSQTREQMIDRQLFQRPSAKPNLSGRKRGFDEDDESLEMRTLVDDSALGLLSRKXXXYFRKEEFLRYSIPDRAFVYTAADGRKSMVAPLRRGGGKPTSKARDHFMLKRERPPHVTILCLVRDAAARLPSSIGTRADVCTLIRDSQYIVEDVSDSQVNQVVSGALDRLHYERDPCVQFDSERKLWVYLHRDREEEDFEDDGTSSTKKWKRPKKEAAEQTEEQEAATVAFNSEEQTEVEMGTEPKIVEHTGLDEDQSAAANQLCIETEQAAEEQDGENNTQGNEPTMWEPDPAAVVSNPVEDNTFICRENSANDDFDDET; encoded by the exons ATGGCGATCGAGAAGAGTAACGTCAAGCTTTCGAGGTTTGATCTAGAGTACTCTCATGGTGGTAGTGGTGAATCTATGTCAAGTTACGAAGAACAACTACGTAAACACTCAGtggctaataataataataataataataatgttgattctgaggatgaagatgatgatttcgATGAAGATGATTCAGGAGCAGGCtctgatgattttgatttgcTTGAATTAGCGGAAACTGGTGCTGAGTTTTGTCAAGTTGGGAACGTTACTTGTAATATTCCTTTTGAGTTGTATGATCTCCCTTCTTTGGAAGGTATACTCTCTGTTGATGTTTGGAATGAGTGTCTCACTGATGAAGAGAGGTTTAGTCTCTCCAGTTATCTCCCTGATATTGATCAGCTCACGTTTATGCGTACTTTGAAAGAGCTTTTCGGGGGTCGTAATTTCCACTTTGGCAGTCCTGTTAAGAAACTGTTTGATATGTTGAAAGGTGGGCAGTGTGAACCGAGGAATGCGCTTTATCTCGAGGGGCGTAGTTTGTTTCTACGAAGCAAACATTATCATACTTTGAGGAAGTATCATAATGACATGGTGGTGAATCTTTGTCAGACTAGGGATGCTTGGGTAAGTTGTAAAGAGTACAGTATTGACGAGAAGCTCCGTGTCCTGAATATTCTAAAGAGCCAAAAGACTCTGATGCGTGAGAAAAAAGATGACTTTAAGGAGGATTCATCAGAGAAAGAAGAGCCTTTCGATGGGCCTTGGAGCAGAAAGGGAAAAGATAGGAAGGCTACTCAAAAGAAATTGTCTCGTCATTCTGGTTATGGTGTTGATACAGGTTTGGAATTTCCTAGCCGGCGGCAGCTGACGGCTGTAGAACAGGACAGATATGGAAAACCAAAGTCGAAACTGAAGTTTCCGTTTGCTAAATCATCTGTTGGACCATATGCTTCAGGTTATAATGGTTTAAGTACGAATTCTGCGTACAACCCCTCTTCTCTTGCTAGACTTAGGTATGGTTCAGGTTTGGTTCTTGGATCAGAAGATAATATTGACGATGATGATCAGGATCCACTCTTTGGAATGGGCTCTCACCGAAACCGGGATATTGTTGCCAGAGGGAAATCTGGATACTCAAGGCCTGGAAAGAAACACAGATTTTCAAGAGACGGAGAACCAATTTCTGAACATTTTATGGGTCAACCATATTCATCAAGGCATCCCCACAGCAACTACGCAAAATCGAGTAAATATGCAAATGTTAGTCAGCCTCGTGCATTTGCTGACCAGATGAAGCCTGTGAAAGGTAGTCTAGCGGACCTTCGTGGTGACTTATATCGGCATGGGAAGGATTATGGAGATGGCTATTCTGATCCCAGATATATATCTGATGACTTGAATGGTAGAAGCAAAAAATTGAAGTTTGAGAGGGGCTCACCTGATACTAGTTTGAGATCTTATAGAGCTTCTATGCAACAAATGAACGAGAGATTCTTAAATTCTGATTTTGGTGAGAACCAAGTGCAGGAAAAGATTAGGGTGAATGTGGTACCAAATCCGAGGTCTGGTATTGTGGCATTCAGAGATAACAGAATGCTCATGGAAAATGATGATACAGAGTCAGATTCATCCCTTGGTTATGATGATGAGGAGAGAAATCGCTTTATGCGGAAGAAATCATCCGTCTCAGTAGATAGGCTGAATAATTCTCATTTTCCAATACTCAAATCCAGGcaatataataaaaagagcAAATCCAGGAAGAATGATATGCAGGATAATCAATTGCTTGATGAACGGGGTGCTTACTTGAAATACTTAGGTGCACCTGGAGAACAAATCTATGTTCCAGGGACAGAGAAGCACTCCTTCAAGGCAAAACAGAAGGGTAAGATGCGTGACAGGAGTCCCTTAAATCACTTTTCCTCTCGAGATTTTGAAGATGGCCCGGTCACTAGCTTGAGTGAGTTGAAGGACAGAAACAACAGGAAGGAGTTTTTCAGGGCAAACAAGAATAGTCAGACAAGAGAGCAAATGATTGATAGACAACTGTTTCAGAGaccatctgcaaaaccaaattTGTCTGGGAGAAAAAGAGGctttgatgaagatgacgaaTCACTTGAGATGAGAACATTGGTTGATGATAGTGCTCTGGGTCTACTTAGTAGGAAATATGAGGTTTCTGAGGGTGACGGTAACAGTGGTGATGAACACTTAGATGCCAGGTTGTTGGTTTCTTGCAGTGCCGTGTCGAAAAAGAGGAAGACCAGAGAGTCTCTGATGGACATGGAGAGGAGGGAGGAGAATGGTGATCTGCAGCTATATTCCGACATTCCGGTTGATGATGTAATTGTCTcaaagagaaagggaaagaagaaaatggaggtTGATACTGGTGATTTGGAAATCGGTGACATACCAAAAGCcgggatgggagtaattgaagTAGAGGTGGAAACCAAGCCGCAGAAGAAACCATTTGTGTTGATCACACCAACAGTTCACACtggcttctctttctctattgtACATCTTCTATCGGCAGTGCGTATGGCAATGACAAGTTTGCGTCCTGAAGATTCATTAGATATTAGCAAACCTATGGCAGTGGAGAACGCAGAACATGAAACTGGAGGAAATAATGGTGCTCCCGTGCCCAAGGAGACAGAGGATAACAAGTCGCCACAGCAAGGAAATGGAAACTTGCCATCCCTCACTATCCAGGAGATTGTTAGCTGTGTGAAGTCAAACCCGGGAGATCCCTGTATCCTTGAAACGCAAGAACCACTTCAGGATTTGATTAGAGGGGTTCTGAAAATCTTCTCCTCGAAAACTNTAAATCACTTTTCCTCTCGAGATTTTGAAGATGGCCCGGTCACTAGCTTAAGTGAGTTCAAGGACAGAAACAACAGGAAGGAGTTTTTCAGGGCAAACAAGAATAGTCAGACAAGAGAGCAAATGATTGATAGACAACTGTTTCAGAGaccatctgcaaaaccaaattTGTCTGGGAGAAAAAGAGGctttgatgaagatgacgaaTCACTTGAGATGAGAACATTGGTTGATGATAGTGCTCTGGGTCTACTTAGTAGGAAA NNNNNNNNNTATTTCCGTAAAGAGGAATTTCTGAGGTACTCAATTCCGGACAGAGCCTTTGTGTACACAGCTGCTGATGGTAGAAAGTCGATGGTTGCTCCTCTGAGAAGAGGCGGAGGGAAGCCAACCTCGAAAGCTCGGGATCATTTCATGTTGAAACGCGAAAGACCACCACATGTCACAATTCTGTGTCTGGTGAGAGATGCAGCCGCCAGATTGCCTAGCAGTATTGGGACAAGAGCTGATGTGTGTACCTTAATAAGAGACTCGCAGTATATCGTGGAGGATGTATCGGATTCACAAGTGAACCAAGTCGTGAGTGGGGCCTTGGATCGTTTGCACTATGAGCGGGACCCTTGTGTCCAATTCGATTCAGAGAGGAAATTGTGGGTGTATCTACAcagagacagagaagaagaagatttcgaGGATGATGGTACTTCATCCACAAAGAAATGGAAGAGACCGAAGAAGGAAGCTGCGGAGCAAACAGAGGAACAAGAAGCAGCCACTGTAGCTTTCAACAGTGAAGAACAAACTGAAGTTGAGATGGGTACAGAGCCTAAGATTGTTGAGCACACTGGTTTGGACGAGGATCAAAGTGCTGCAGCAAACCAACTGTGTATTGAGACTGAACAAGCTGCAGAGGAGCAAGATGGTGAGAACAACACTCAGGGTAATGAGCCAACAATGTGGGAGCCTGATCCTGCTGCTGTTGTTTCTAATCCGGTAGAGGATAACACATTTATCTGCCGAGAGAACTCAGCGAATGATGATTTCGATGACGAAACATGA